From one Gracilinanus agilis isolate LMUSP501 chromosome 5, AgileGrace, whole genome shotgun sequence genomic stretch:
- the RDH16 gene encoding retinol dehydrogenase 16 — MWFYLAGLIGLYYLFRWYRERQVVSNLGDKYVFITGCDSGFGNLLAKQLDLRGLRVLAACLSEKGAKQLRCETSERVETVILDVTKSESITAAAQWVKERVGNKGLWGLVNNAGVSLPTAPSDWLTKEDFLKVINVNLIGLVEVTLSLLSSVRKARGRIINVSSVMGRLSFFGGGYCISKYGVEAFSDSLRRELYHSGVKVAMIEPGFFKTNITDLKLFKEGFQNLWDRLNPEVKHIYGQKFFDDYIQATVDMQDLCNQDLSLVTSCMQHALTSRHPRTRYSAGWDAKLFYLPLSYLPTALADFLIMRNYPRPASTS; from the exons ATGTGGTTCTATCTGGCTGGCCTCATTGGCCTCTACTATCTCTTTCGTTGGTACCGGGAGAGGCAGGTGGTGAGTAACCTTGGGGACAAATATGTCTTCATCACCGGCTGTGACTCTGGATTTGGGAACCTGCTAGCCAAGCAGCTGGACCTTCGAGGCCTGAGGGTGCTGGCAGCCTGTCTGTCGGAGAAAGGGGCCAAGCAGCTGAGGTGTGAGACTTCAGAGAGGGTAGAGACAGTGATCCTGGATGTAACCAAGTCTGAAAGCATCACAGCAGCTGCCCAGTGGGTGAAGGAACGCGTGGGAAATAAAG GGCTCTGGGGTCTGGTCAATAACGCCGGCGTCTCCCTGCCCACGGCCCCCAGCGACTGGCTGACCAAAGAAGACTTCCTGAAAGTGATCAACGTGAACCTCATCGGGCTGGTCGAAGTGACCCTGAGTCTGCTGTCCTCGGTGAGGAAGGCCCGGGGCAGGATCATCAACGTGTCCAGCGTCATGGGCCGCTTGTCTTTCTTTGGAGGCGGCTACTGCATCTCTAAGTATGGCGTGGAAGCTTTCTCCGACAGTCTCAG GCGGGAGCTCTATCACTCTGGGGTGAAGGTCGCCATGATTGAGCCTGGCTTCTTCAAGACCAACATCACCGACCTGAAGCTTTTCAAGGAGGGCTTCCAGAACTTGTGGGATCGGCTGAACCCCGAAGTCAAGCACATCTACGGCCAGAAGTTCTTTGATGACT ACATCCAGGCTACAGTGGACATGCAAGATCTTTGCAACCAAGACTTGTCCCTGGTGACCAGCTGCATGCAGCACGCCTTGACCTCTCGCCATCCGCGGACCCGATACTCAGCTGGCTGGGATGCCAAGCTGTTCTACCTCCCCCTGTCTTATTTGCCCACCGCCCTCGCAGACTTCCTCATCATGCGGAATTACCCCAGGCCTGCCTCCACCTCATGA